Proteins from a genomic interval of Dunckerocampus dactyliophorus isolate RoL2022-P2 chromosome 5, RoL_Ddac_1.1, whole genome shotgun sequence:
- the snupn gene encoding snurportin-1 gives MDDLTRALSASFAVSKEPNSTAAPHPRLSQYKCKYSVLEQSERRRRFLELQKIKRLNYVDHVRRLADGDWTGSDSDGEKDMENQQQQEVEEGKREQDVKAEEEEMEIERRKLPKHYANQLMLSEWLVDVPAELDSDWLMVVCPVGKRSLIVASKGSTAAYTKSGYCVNRFPSLLPGGNRHNSAMGKDYTILDCIYSEVDRTFYILDVMCWRGHPVYDCPTDFRFYWLQSKVQETEGLSEIAKRNPFRFVTLQSTDCTASSIHKVLAADYSFSVDGLLFYHRQTHYTPGSTPLVGWLRPYMVGDILGVEVPTGPLTVKPEYAGHQLQQIREHKKTSTQVRPASRDGGYELEHLSTPDRDHGRAPDCFNHKPIQEAQMES, from the exons ATGGATGACCTGACCCGAGCCCTCTCGGCCAGCTTTGCTGTGTCCAAGGAGCCCAACAGCACGGCCGCCCCCCACCCTCGGCTGTCCCAGTACAAGTGCAAGTACAGCGTGCTGGAACAGAGCGAGCGGCGCCGCCGCTTCCTTGAACTGCAGAAAAT caAAAGGTTAAACTATGTCGATCATGTGCGACGACTGGCCGATGGTGACTGGACGGGGTCGGACAGCGATGGGGAGAAGGACATGGAGAACCAGCAGCAGCAAGAGGTGGAGGAGGGAAAACGGGAACAAGATGTCAaagcagaggaagaggagatgGAGATTGAGAGACGGAAGCTGCCGAAGCATTACGCTAACCAG CTCATGCTGTCAGAGTGGCTGGTGGATGTCCCGGCAGAGCTGGACTCCGATTGGCTGATGGTGGTCTGTCCCGTGGGGAAAAGATCTCTCATCGTTGCCTCCAAG GGTTCCACTGCAGCGTACACAAAAAGCGGCTACTGTGTGAACCGTTTCCCCTCCCTGCTGCCCGGTGGGAACCGCCACAACTCGGCCATGGGAAAAG ATTACACCATCCTGGACTGTATTTACAGCGAGGTGGACAGGACCTTCTACATCCTGGACGTCATGTGCTGGAGAGGCCACCCGGTATACGACTGCCCG ACTGATTTCCGCTTCTACTGGCTGCAGTCCAAAGTCCAGGAGACGGAAGGCCTGTCGGAGATCGCCAAACGCAACCCC TTCCGCTTTGTGACCCTCCAGAGCACGGACTGTACGGCCTCTTCCATCCATAAAGTTTTGGCAGCCGACTACAGCTTCAGT GTGGACGGTCTTCTCTTCTACCACCGCCAGACTCACTACACCCCCGGCAGCACCCCACTGGTGGGCTGGCTCCGCCCCTACATGGTTGGTGACATCCTGGGCGTGGAGGTTCCTACCGGACCCCTCACCGTCAAGCCGGAGTACGCTGGCCACCAACTACAGCAGATCCGGGAGCACAAGAAGACCTCCACCCAGGTGCGGCCGGCCAGTCGGGACGGAGGCTACGAGCTGGAGCACCTGTCCACGCCTGACCGGGACCACGGGCGTGCCCCCGACTGCTTCAACCACAAGCCCATCCAGGAAGCACAGATggaaagctga
- the snx33 gene encoding sorting nexin-33 isoform X2 yields MSVKAKALYTFQSENKEEISIQENEELVIFDEKSVDGWFQGENSRGERGLFPASYVEIIRTRSNSNVTDCSISPAGSLGNDSYYLPSAPNTTQQSFYDDDDDDWDDWDDRSTVVDDADHARSPGANGHAHQSPLSNNPNVHYRAKPPMERQDSISSARKGSMVGRNLNRFSSFVRSGVEAFVLGDVPMMAKIAEAYTIEMVPQGPCWKDSPQPFTCSIEDPTKQTKFKGIKTYISYRVTPSHTGRPVYRRYKHFDWLYNRLLHKFTVISVPHLPEKQATGRFEEDFIEKRKRRLILWMNHMTSHPVLSQYEGFEHFLMCGDDKQWKLGKRRAEKDEMVGAHFMLTLQIPNEHQDLQDVEERVDTFKAFTKKMDDSVMQLTHVASELVRKHLGGFRKEFQRLGNAFQSISQSFMLDPPHSSEALNNAISHTGRTYENIGELFAEQPKFDLFHMLDTLSLYQGLLANFPDIIHLQKDLGTEFTRAALDVTGLLFHSSMITSIFSAFLSSA; encoded by the coding sequence ATGTCTGTGAAAGCCAAAGCCCTCTACACGTTCCAAAGTGAAAACAAGGAGGAGATCAGCATCCAGGAGAATGAGGAGCTTGTCATTTTTGACGAGAAGTCTGTGGATGGCTGGTTCCAAGGCGAGAACAGCCGAGGGGAGCGTGGCCTCTTCCCGGCATCCTATGTGGAAATCATCCGCACGCGCTCCAACTCCAACGTGACCGACTGTTCCATCAGCCCGGCGGGTTCCTTAGGGAATGACTCCTATTACCTGCCATCCGCTCCCAACACCACACAGCAGAGTTTCTatgacgacgatgatgatgactggGACGACTGGGACGACAGGTCCACTGTGGTGGACGATGCGGATCATGCCCGGAGCCCCGGTGCCAATGGCCATGCCCACCAGAGCCCGTTGTCTAACAACCCCAATGTGCACTACCGGGCCAAGCCGCCCATGGAGAGGCAAGACAGCATCTCCAGTGCCAGGAAGGGCAGCATGGTGGGCCGCAACTTGAATCGCTTCTCCAGCTTTGTGCGGTCTGGGGTGGAGGCGTTTGTGCTGGGGGATGTGCCCATGATGGCCAAGATAGCTGAGGCTTACACCATCGAGATGGTACCCCAGGGACCCTGCTGGAAGGACAGCCCGCAGCCTTTCACCTGCTCGATCGAAGACCCCACAAAGCAAACCAAGTTTAAAGGCATCAAAACCTACATTTCCTACCGAGTGACGCCCAGCCACACGGGGCGTCCGGTGTACCGGCGCTACAAGCACTTTGACTGGCTTTACAACCGCCTGCTGCACAAGTTCACCGTCATCTCGGTGCCTCACCTGCCGGAGAAGCAGGCCACGGGGCGATTCGAGGAGGACTTCATCGAGAAACGCAAGAGGCGGTTGATCCTGTGGATGAACCACATGACCAGCCACCCGGTCCTCTCCCAGTACGAAGGTTTTGAGCATTTCCTAATGTGTGGCGACGACAAGCAGTGGAAGCTGGGGAAGAGGCGGGCCGAGAAGGACGAGATGGTGGGGGCGCACTTCATGCTCACCCTGCAGATCCCCAACGAGCACCAGGACCTCCAGGACGTAGAGGAGCGGGTGGACACCTTCAAGGCCTTCACCAAGAAGATGGATGACAGCGTCATGCAGCTCACGCACGTCGCCTCAGAGCTGGTCCGCAAGCACCTGGGCGGCTTCAGGAAGGAGTTCCAGCGGCTGGGCAACGCCTTCCAGTCCATCAGCCAGTCTTTCATGCTGGACCCACCGCACAGCTCGGAGGCCCTCAACAATGCCATCTCCCACACGGGGCGCACCTACGAGAACATCGGGGAGCTGTTCGCAGAGCAGCCGAAGTTCGACCTCTTCCACATGCTGGACACATTATCGCTGTACCAAGGCCTGCTTGCCAACTTCCCTGACATTATACATCTACAGAAAG